A genome region from bacterium BMS3Abin11 includes the following:
- the crp_3 gene encoding cAMP receptor protein, protein MVEENSFFQDLSETELSEIKSNSTTKNFAKDELIFSEGDEVDSFYVIESGSVSIDIDKSGKNEQICLLGKGDYFGEMAIFTRDKRTASATAKNDTALLCIDKTEFLSFVESNAAVAEKINIVLATRNEELLLKENLIAVTGIDAKKFHISIKGDPSLRESAFVRERYESVVDKVLPQLIPNLEDLLLNRCIYSLTINFNSGEIRTSSIFDPFNDAIHTVNKLINKSYIERHFPLINYDEKSAFIRRIFDFVSSDDLFNAIPTHLKNIFSKFHDDWQSIEKEGITQVLSQLSTLRSIESFYLRNFSIGIIQDAIRMQFNCDGTHFVSSEDYQQFLKDNL, encoded by the coding sequence ATGGTCGAAGAGAATTCATTTTTTCAGGATTTGTCAGAAACTGAATTATCAGAAATAAAATCAAATTCAACAACTAAAAATTTTGCGAAGGATGAGCTTATCTTTTCGGAAGGTGACGAGGTGGATTCCTTTTATGTGATTGAATCAGGCTCAGTATCAATAGATATAGACAAGTCTGGCAAGAATGAGCAGATATGCTTACTTGGCAAGGGTGATTACTTTGGTGAAATGGCTATCTTTACAAGAGATAAGCGCACTGCATCGGCAACTGCGAAAAATGACACGGCTTTATTATGTATCGATAAAACAGAATTTCTGTCTTTTGTTGAGTCCAATGCGGCAGTAGCAGAAAAGATAAATATTGTTCTTGCAACAAGGAATGAAGAGCTTTTATTGAAAGAGAATCTAATTGCTGTAACGGGAATTGATGCGAAAAAATTTCACATTAGTATAAAGGGTGACCCATCGCTACGTGAATCAGCATTTGTCCGTGAACGATATGAGAGTGTGGTTGATAAAGTATTACCACAGTTAATACCAAACCTTGAAGACCTGCTACTCAACAGATGTATTTATAGTCTAACGATAAATTTTAATAGCGGTGAGATCAGAACAAGTTCAATCTTTGATCCGTTCAATGATGCAATTCATACGGTCAATAAACTGATAAATAAGTCATATATTGAGCGTCATTTCCCATTGATAAATTATGACGAGAAGTCTGCCTTTATCCGCCGTATATTTGATTTTGTTTCCAGTGATGACTTGTTCAACGCCATACCAACGCACCTGAAAAATATTTTTAGCAAATTTCATGATGACTGGCAGTCGATAGAAAAGGAGGGAATCACCCAGGTACTGTCGCAACTCAGTACATTGCGAAGTATCGAGAGTTTTTATTTGAGAAATTTCAGTATTGGAATTATTCAGGATGCTATTAGAATGCAATTTAATTGCGACGGGACACACTTCGTCAGCTCAGAAGACTATCAACAGTTTCTCAAAGATAATTTGTGA
- the albA gene encoding antilisterial bacteriocin subtilosin biosynthesis protein AlbA, whose product MHYGDLVERLYRENKLFSVLLELTYRCNLDCFICYNDRERAGKPLSLDQYYQLLQDLNEMQVMNITLSGGEPLAHPDFWKIGARGRARGFVMRIKSNGHALRPEVIQRLQKEIDPYSVEISLHGATAETHDRQTRSPGSFMQLRQNLLHMKKAGLRVQLNCPLTRWAEPEVEMIYEIADELGYPLIFDSHITPRDNGDKEPQSIAPTDEGLRKLFHLQKIRGALVEPVCGNDQSNTQTAERKHCGTGSMTLAIDPYGTVYPCVALRRPAGSLHEHSVTEIWDESIALKGIRKLAIEAASNVASLGPYTAMGGFCPGLSDMLCGDPATVHPGVIHVGQLKRDCLKDDSI is encoded by the coding sequence ATGCACTACGGTGACCTGGTAGAGCGTCTTTATCGTGAGAACAAGCTGTTCTCTGTTCTGTTGGAATTGACCTACCGCTGCAACCTCGACTGTTTCATTTGCTACAACGATCGTGAGCGAGCAGGCAAACCCTTATCTCTTGATCAGTACTATCAACTCCTGCAGGATCTTAATGAAATGCAGGTGATGAATATCACTTTGTCCGGTGGCGAGCCGCTGGCACACCCGGATTTCTGGAAGATCGGTGCACGCGGGCGAGCACGGGGCTTTGTCATGCGCATCAAGTCGAACGGTCATGCATTGAGACCAGAGGTGATCCAGCGCCTGCAGAAAGAAATTGACCCGTATAGTGTAGAAATCAGCCTGCACGGTGCGACGGCAGAAACTCATGACCGGCAGACAAGGAGTCCTGGCAGCTTTATGCAACTGAGACAAAACCTGCTGCACATGAAAAAAGCAGGGTTGAGAGTTCAGCTCAACTGTCCATTGACTCGCTGGGCTGAGCCAGAGGTCGAGATGATATACGAGATAGCCGATGAACTGGGTTATCCCCTGATCTTCGATTCACATATCACGCCCCGTGACAATGGTGACAAAGAACCCCAGTCGATTGCTCCGACCGATGAAGGTCTGCGAAAGCTGTTTCATCTTCAGAAAATACGTGGTGCACTTGTCGAACCGGTTTGCGGGAATGATCAGTCGAATACCCAGACGGCTGAACGAAAGCACTGCGGAACAGGCTCGATGACACTGGCTATTGACCCATACGGCACTGTCTACCCCTGTGTGGCCTTACGACGCCCGGCAGGATCACTTCATGAACATTCCGTAACTGAAATCTGGGATGAATCTATTGCCCTGAAAGGTATTCGAAAACTGGCTATTGAAGCGGCAAGTAATGTGGCATCGTTGGGACCGTACACAGCGATGGGAGGGTTTTGCCCTGGTCTGTCGGATATGCTCTGTGGCGACCCGGCTACCGTGCATCCTGGCGTCATCCACGTTGGGCAACTGAAGAGGGATTGCCTGAAAGACGATAGTATCTAG
- the acrA_1 gene encoding multidrug efflux pump subunit AcrA precursor: MNTRLKLSIFLISFSFLLTSCSDKPEQVQQAAPEVTVVKIKPEDTPVVSEYVAKTASSRRVEIRSRVVGFLDKREYEEGAMVDVGQVLFRIDPKPFEAQLDAAKAELKQQEARMETAKANLDRIEPLAKQNAVAKKELDDALGSYRSAAAAVEAAKAKVVQAELDLGYTTITSPVHGLSSFANLREGAFVGQGTDSLLTYVAQIDPMWIEFSISENQLLKHRKNVINGKLVDPKNGDFVVEIVLADGTVYPQKGHITFADASLSEETGTFLIRAEIANPDKNLRPGMFVRANLKGAFRPNAILVPQRAVQQGAKGSFVWEIDNEGKAEFQPITLGPWYGDQWFITEGLEGGETVVVNGALKLRAGVLVKIVDTNGKDKKSSSEKAE, translated from the coding sequence TTGAACACCCGACTCAAGCTATCTATTTTCCTGATTTCTTTCTCATTTCTGTTAACTTCCTGTAGCGACAAGCCGGAGCAGGTTCAGCAGGCTGCACCTGAAGTGACGGTAGTAAAAATCAAGCCAGAGGATACCCCGGTGGTTAGCGAGTACGTGGCCAAGACGGCAAGTTCTCGACGGGTGGAGATTCGCTCGCGGGTCGTCGGTTTTCTTGATAAGAGGGAATACGAAGAAGGCGCCATGGTGGATGTTGGACAGGTATTGTTCCGGATAGACCCCAAACCCTTCGAGGCGCAGCTGGATGCTGCCAAAGCTGAACTCAAGCAACAGGAAGCGCGTATGGAAACGGCAAAGGCTAATCTTGATCGCATTGAGCCGCTGGCAAAACAGAATGCCGTTGCCAAAAAGGAACTCGATGATGCACTGGGCAGCTACCGTTCTGCTGCGGCGGCAGTCGAAGCAGCAAAGGCCAAGGTGGTTCAGGCTGAGCTGGATCTGGGTTATACCACGATTACTTCACCTGTTCATGGTTTATCCAGTTTTGCCAATCTGCGGGAAGGGGCCTTTGTCGGTCAGGGAACGGACAGCCTGCTGACCTATGTGGCTCAGATCGACCCTATGTGGATAGAGTTCAGCATTTCTGAGAATCAGCTACTCAAGCATAGGAAAAATGTTATTAATGGAAAATTGGTTGACCCAAAAAATGGTGATTTTGTAGTAGAGATTGTTCTGGCCGATGGTACAGTTTATCCGCAAAAAGGACACATCACCTTTGCCGACGCGTCACTCAGCGAGGAGACGGGAACCTTCCTGATACGTGCAGAGATTGCGAACCCTGATAAAAACCTCCGTCCTGGCATGTTTGTCCGCGCAAACCTCAAAGGCGCTTTCCGGCCAAATGCCATCCTGGTGCCTCAGCGTGCTGTACAACAGGGAGCCAAAGGCAGTTTTGTCTGGGAAATAGATAATGAAGGCAAGGCGGAATTTCAACCGATTACTTTAGGTCCCTGGTATGGCGATCAGTGGTTTATTACTGAAGGACTCGAGGGGGGAGAGACAGTTGTTGTTAATGGTGCGCTGAAACTACGCGCTGGCGTGCTGGTGAAAATTGTTGATACGAACGGTAAAGATAAGAAATCTTCCAGCGAAAAGGCAGAATAG